From a region of the Rhodococcus sp. 4CII genome:
- the zapE gene encoding cell division protein ZapE has protein sequence MDDAQRAAAAVLRETADGLGGDMSAVRGVYLWGPVGRGKTWLMDGFFRSAPGPKRRVHFHDFFRGLHADAHHLGSIDLAVDAALGDVRLLCFDEFHLHDVGDAMLVARLLKALFARGITLVVTSNYPPGGLLPNPLFHHLFAPTIAVLEQHLTVVRVAGPVDYRTVTSAEGGFGLGRFVRAAETTECPDLRERVVLPVGTRTVTAAAVRDRTVWFDFPALCGTPTAPADYLDLSARFPCWVITGVPRLREVGAETVRRFANVVDVLYDQETSLTVVADVPWEDLCAGLGDTLDVDRLVSRLSTLRR, from the coding sequence TTGGACGACGCACAGCGTGCGGCCGCGGCGGTCCTGCGCGAGACCGCCGACGGTCTGGGGGGAGACATGTCCGCGGTCCGCGGCGTCTACCTGTGGGGGCCGGTCGGGCGAGGCAAGACCTGGTTGATGGACGGCTTCTTCCGTTCGGCGCCGGGGCCGAAGCGGCGGGTGCACTTCCACGACTTCTTCCGGGGACTCCATGCCGACGCGCACCATCTGGGGTCGATCGACCTGGCCGTCGACGCGGCGCTCGGCGACGTCCGGTTGCTGTGCTTCGACGAATTCCACCTCCACGACGTCGGCGACGCGATGCTCGTGGCGCGACTGCTGAAGGCGCTGTTCGCCCGTGGGATCACGCTGGTGGTCACGTCGAACTATCCCCCCGGCGGCCTGCTGCCCAACCCGCTGTTCCATCACCTGTTCGCGCCGACGATCGCCGTGCTGGAACAGCATCTGACGGTGGTGCGCGTCGCGGGGCCGGTCGACTATCGAACCGTGACCTCGGCCGAGGGCGGGTTCGGGCTCGGCCGGTTCGTCCGCGCCGCCGAGACAACCGAGTGTCCGGACCTCCGCGAGCGTGTCGTGCTGCCTGTCGGCACCCGCACCGTGACGGCCGCGGCGGTACGGGACCGGACCGTGTGGTTCGACTTCCCGGCCCTGTGCGGCACCCCGACCGCGCCCGCCGATTACCTCGACCTCTCGGCCCGGTTCCCGTGCTGGGTGATCACCGGTGTGCCGCGACTGCGGGAGGTCGGCGCGGAGACCGTGCGTCGGTTCGCGAACGTGGTCGACGTGCTGTACGACCAGGAGACATCGCTGACCGTCGTGGCGGACGTGCCGTGGGAAGACCTGTGCGCCGGACTGGGGGACACACTCGACGTCGACCGCCTGGTGAGCCGGTTGTCGACGCTGCGCCGATAA
- a CDS encoding TetR family transcriptional regulator translates to MPERREQIADAAITIIARDGMRALTHRAVDRRLGLPGGSTSYYFRTRRALVESAVRRLTDRSRQEFENTAPPPLDLSSLAEDVARSLDRLLHTRRDDLVARHALTVELSGDTELHARLATCLFSRGRATALFEALGVADPDDAGADFVSVVEGLVFDRFMGARSLDGLEPGTERSVRQLARAVESYLRGATA, encoded by the coding sequence GTGCCCGAACGGCGTGAGCAGATAGCCGACGCGGCGATCACGATCATCGCGCGCGACGGCATGCGTGCCCTGACGCACCGGGCCGTCGACCGCCGCCTCGGCCTGCCCGGCGGTTCCACGTCGTACTACTTCCGCACCCGGCGTGCCCTCGTCGAATCCGCGGTACGCCGGCTCACCGACCGCTCGCGACAGGAATTCGAGAACACCGCACCGCCGCCGCTCGATCTGTCGTCGCTGGCCGAGGACGTGGCCCGGTCCCTCGACCGGTTGCTGCACACCCGCCGCGACGACCTCGTCGCGCGGCACGCCCTCACCGTCGAACTGTCCGGCGACACCGAACTGCACGCGCGGCTCGCGACGTGCCTGTTCTCCCGCGGCCGCGCCACCGCGCTGTTCGAGGCCCTCGGTGTCGCCGACCCCGACGATGCGGGCGCCGACTTCGTCAGCGTCGTCGAGGGCCTGGTCTTCGACCGTTTCATGGGCGCCCGATCGCTCGACGGTCTCGAACCCGGCACCGAACGCAGCGTGCGGCAGCTGGCCCGTGCCGTCGAGTCGTATCTGCGCGGCGCGACGGCCTGA
- a CDS encoding DUF6986 family protein produces MNPQYLSRLPDSSFDRVDELLDPVDTDLADAFPGDRQRPQPIHTVYVSAADAGPGTPRMWGDRAVELLDRNIDALTEIGTTGALPDVRAMLEHRPIMDLRIDFEDGFGWRSDDVEDATALAAGRTLRTLSADPSGPRSLGIRAKGLAPHERRRGIRTLELVLEGAGGVPDGFVFTVPKLRAAQQVTAVVALCEELERAYGLPDRSLLFELQIESPQAVLGPDGSVTVAKAIHLADGRCTGLHYGTYDYSAACGIASRFQSLEHPVADHAKSVMLVAAAQTGVWVCDGSTQVVPVGTDDEIRAALARHYRLVTRSLERGYYQGWDMHPGHLITRWLATFDFYRDALPAAATRLQAYLDRQGGGVMDEPATAQALATVVLRGLACGAFDEAAVLAQAPSCDAGTLRDVLSRTVVPEP; encoded by the coding sequence GTGAACCCCCAGTACCTCAGCCGTCTCCCCGACAGCAGTTTCGACCGCGTCGACGAGCTCCTCGACCCCGTCGACACCGACCTCGCGGATGCGTTTCCGGGCGATCGGCAGCGACCGCAGCCCATTCACACCGTCTACGTGAGTGCGGCGGACGCGGGACCGGGCACCCCGAGGATGTGGGGTGATCGGGCTGTCGAACTGCTGGACAGGAACATCGATGCGCTGACCGAAATCGGCACGACCGGTGCGCTTCCCGACGTCCGCGCGATGCTCGAACACCGTCCGATCATGGATCTGCGGATCGACTTCGAGGACGGCTTCGGCTGGCGGAGCGACGACGTGGAGGACGCCACCGCGCTGGCGGCGGGGCGCACGCTGCGAACGCTCTCGGCCGACCCGTCCGGGCCGCGGTCGCTGGGGATCCGGGCCAAGGGCCTGGCCCCGCACGAGCGCCGTCGCGGGATCCGGACCCTCGAACTCGTACTCGAAGGTGCGGGCGGCGTTCCCGACGGCTTCGTGTTCACCGTCCCGAAACTGCGTGCTGCCCAACAGGTCACCGCTGTCGTCGCGTTGTGTGAGGAACTCGAGCGCGCGTACGGTCTCCCCGACCGCTCGCTGCTCTTCGAGTTGCAGATCGAGAGCCCGCAGGCCGTGCTCGGCCCGGACGGCAGCGTGACCGTCGCGAAGGCCATCCACCTCGCCGACGGCCGGTGCACCGGATTGCACTACGGCACTTACGACTACAGCGCGGCTTGCGGGATCGCGTCGCGATTCCAGTCGCTCGAGCACCCGGTCGCCGACCACGCGAAGTCCGTGATGCTGGTGGCGGCGGCGCAGACCGGGGTCTGGGTGTGCGACGGGTCCACCCAGGTGGTCCCTGTGGGCACCGATGACGAGATCCGCGCCGCACTCGCCCGGCACTACCGGCTCGTCACCCGGTCGCTCGAACGCGGGTACTACCAGGGATGGGACATGCATCCGGGGCACCTGATCACCCGCTGGCTCGCGACGTTCGACTTCTACCGCGACGCGCTGCCAGCCGCCGCCACCCGGTTGCAGGCCTACCTCGACCGCCAGGGCGGCGGGGTGATGGACGAACCGGCCACCGCCCAGGCGCTCGCGACGGTGGTCCTGCGCGGCCTGGCGTGCGGGGCGTTCGACGAGGCGGCGGTCCTCGCCCAGGCGCCGAGTTGCGACGCAGGCACGCTCCGCGACGTGCTCTCGCGCACCGTGGTTCCGGAGCCCTGA
- the alc gene encoding allantoicase produces MSPNTPTTPDFRSLPDLAVRTLGGAVVWANDELFAERENLIRPTAAVYQPATFGHKGQVYDGWETRRRRVSGTDEAIVRLGVPGVVRGVVVDTAWFKGNYPPEVSVEAASVEGYPSAEELVDADWTTIVERSPVEGDTENPFAVDSDRRWTHVKLTMHPDGGVARLRVHGEGRPDPRFLDAGPVDLAALENGARVTSCSNMFYGSPQNMLLPGLARVMGDGWETSRRRDDGNDWVEIRLAAQGTVSLAELDTSYFLGNAPGEASLLGRDGDGEWTELLPRTRLQPDTRHRFVVDGGRPVTEARLDIFPDGGMARLRLWGSLTDAGRAGLTA; encoded by the coding sequence GTGTCCCCGAACACCCCGACCACACCCGATTTCCGCAGTCTCCCGGACCTGGCCGTCCGCACCCTCGGCGGCGCCGTCGTCTGGGCCAACGACGAGTTGTTCGCCGAGCGTGAGAACCTCATCCGCCCGACCGCCGCCGTATACCAGCCGGCCACGTTCGGCCACAAGGGTCAGGTGTACGACGGGTGGGAGACCCGCCGTCGCCGGGTGTCCGGAACCGACGAGGCGATCGTCCGGCTCGGTGTTCCGGGTGTTGTGCGCGGCGTCGTGGTCGACACGGCGTGGTTCAAGGGCAACTACCCGCCGGAGGTCTCCGTGGAGGCGGCCTCCGTCGAGGGTTACCCGTCCGCCGAGGAACTGGTCGACGCCGACTGGACCACGATCGTCGAGCGCAGCCCCGTCGAGGGCGACACCGAGAATCCGTTCGCCGTCGACTCCGACCGCCGATGGACGCACGTGAAACTCACGATGCACCCGGACGGCGGTGTCGCGCGCCTGCGGGTGCACGGCGAGGGCCGCCCCGACCCCCGCTTCCTCGACGCGGGCCCGGTCGATCTCGCGGCTCTCGAGAACGGCGCCCGAGTCACGTCCTGCTCCAACATGTTCTACGGGTCGCCGCAGAACATGCTCCTGCCCGGTCTCGCCCGCGTGATGGGCGACGGCTGGGAGACGTCCCGCCGCCGCGACGACGGCAATGACTGGGTCGAGATCCGGCTCGCCGCGCAGGGCACGGTGTCGCTGGCCGAACTCGACACGTCCTACTTCCTGGGCAACGCCCCTGGTGAGGCAAGCCTCCTCGGTCGCGACGGCGACGGCGAGTGGACGGAATTGCTCCCCCGGACGCGTCTGCAGCCCGACACGCGACACCGATTCGTCGTCGACGGTGGCCGGCCGGTCACGGAGGCCCGGCTCGACATCTTCCCGGACGGCGGCATGGCGCGGTTGCGGTTGTGGGGTTCCCTGACCGACGCGGGTCGGGCAGGGTTGACGGCATGA
- the puuE gene encoding allantoinase PuuE: MTHGFDSSYPRDLVGYGQHPPDPQWPGGAKIAVQFVLNYEEGAENNVLHGDQASETFLSEMVGAQPFPNRHMSMESIYEYGSRAGLWRVLRTFERRGLPLTIFAVAKAMQRNPEAVSAFRELGHEIACHGLWWKSYQLSDEDAERRDLAEAVEILRDLTGEAPLGWYTGRDSPVTRQLVVEHGGFEYDSDSYADDLPYWVEVDAPGKGLVDHLVVPYTLDTNDMRFASPGGFPSGEQFFAHLRDAFDVLYAEGTAGAPKMLSVGLHCRIVGRPARTAALERFLDHVQSHDGVWVARRIEIARHWRDVHPA; encoded by the coding sequence ATGACCCACGGTTTCGACTCCAGTTATCCCCGTGACCTGGTCGGTTACGGGCAGCACCCGCCGGATCCGCAGTGGCCGGGCGGGGCGAAGATCGCCGTCCAGTTCGTCCTCAACTACGAGGAGGGCGCCGAGAACAACGTTCTCCACGGTGACCAGGCCTCGGAGACGTTCCTGTCCGAGATGGTCGGGGCCCAGCCCTTCCCGAACCGGCACATGAGCATGGAATCGATCTACGAATACGGTTCCCGCGCCGGGCTGTGGCGCGTGCTCCGGACGTTCGAGCGACGAGGGCTGCCGCTCACGATCTTCGCGGTGGCCAAGGCGATGCAGCGGAACCCCGAGGCGGTCAGCGCCTTTCGCGAACTCGGTCACGAAATCGCCTGCCACGGCCTGTGGTGGAAGTCGTACCAGCTCTCCGACGAGGACGCCGAGCGCCGAGACCTGGCCGAGGCGGTCGAGATCCTGCGGGACCTCACCGGCGAGGCACCGCTGGGCTGGTACACCGGCCGCGACTCCCCGGTCACCCGGCAACTGGTGGTCGAGCACGGCGGTTTCGAGTACGACTCCGATTCGTACGCCGACGACCTGCCCTACTGGGTGGAGGTCGACGCGCCGGGGAAGGGCCTCGTCGACCACCTGGTGGTGCCGTACACCCTCGACACCAACGACATGCGGTTCGCGTCGCCCGGCGGTTTCCCGAGCGGTGAGCAGTTCTTCGCGCACCTGCGGGATGCGTTCGACGTCCTGTACGCGGAGGGAACGGCCGGCGCCCCGAAGATGCTGTCGGTGGGTCTGCACTGCCGCATCGTCGGCAGGCCGGCCCGCACCGCGGCACTCGAGCGTTTCCTCGACCACGTGCAATCGCACGACGGCGTCTGGGTGGCCCGGCGTATCGAGATCGCCCGCCACTGGCGCGACGTCCACCCCGCCTGA
- a CDS encoding GntR family transcriptional regulator, producing MPPRRPSMLVTNLANRDPGSSQTVILEELRRVILSGGAPPGTPIPVDEVAEHFGVSRIPIRESLKTLIGEGLVDHRANAGYTVARLTVDELEELYLVRGVLESAAHSVAITLADQADDTRAREAYEALDRSVLEDDLTAYHRESRNFHLALASPCRMQRLLHMFEAAWNITEPVQPMSQVGTPERLRLHLGHRDMLAAFLARDAAALKAATDRHNEQLDTVIAALPTDTGIFRDTPG from the coding sequence ATGCCCCCTCGAAGGCCGTCGATGCTGGTCACGAACCTGGCCAACCGGGATCCCGGCAGCTCTCAGACCGTGATCCTCGAGGAGCTTCGCCGGGTGATCCTCAGCGGCGGCGCCCCGCCGGGCACCCCGATCCCGGTCGACGAGGTGGCCGAGCATTTCGGGGTCAGCCGGATCCCGATCCGGGAGTCGCTCAAGACGCTGATCGGCGAGGGCCTGGTCGATCACCGGGCCAACGCCGGGTACACGGTCGCCCGGCTCACCGTCGACGAACTCGAGGAGCTCTACCTGGTGCGGGGCGTCCTCGAGTCGGCGGCGCATTCCGTGGCGATCACCCTCGCCGACCAGGCGGACGACACGAGGGCCAGGGAGGCATACGAGGCGCTGGACCGATCGGTGCTCGAGGACGACCTGACGGCGTACCACCGGGAGAGCCGCAACTTCCACCTCGCCCTGGCGTCGCCGTGCCGGATGCAGCGGCTTCTGCACATGTTCGAGGCGGCGTGGAACATCACCGAACCCGTGCAGCCGATGTCGCAGGTGGGAACGCCGGAACGGCTGCGACTCCACCTCGGGCATCGCGACATGCTCGCGGCGTTCCTCGCCCGGGACGCCGCGGCGCTGAAGGCGGCCACCGATCGGCACAACGAACAACTCGACACGGTGATCGCCGCACTCCCCACCGACACCGGAATCTTCCGGGACACGCCCGGGTAG
- a CDS encoding NCS1 family nucleobase:cation symporter-1, with amino-acid sequence MTRTASSSEGDTIPGAHLAGAGLIKPGYHPRLTNDDLAPLKTQSWSSYNIFAFWMSDVHSVGGYVTAGSLFALGLTSWQVLIALVVGIAIVNVFANLVAKPSQVTGVPYPVMCRSAFGVLGANVPAVIRGLIAVAWYGIQTYLASHAFVILGLKIWPGLAPWADVHEHGFLGLSALGWAGFMTMWVLQALVFWRGMESIRKFIDFCGPAVYVVMMMLAIYLISEAGWSNISLNLGEVNYTGWSAAPVVLGAIALVVSYFSGPMLNFGDFSRYGKTFDAVKRGNFLGLPVNFLFFSILTVVTASATLPVYGRLITDPVETVAQMDNLFAVVLGLLTFIVATIGINIVANFVSPAFDFSHVSPQRISWRTGGMIAAVGSVLITPWNLYNNPEVIHYTLETLGAFIGPLFGILIADYYLVRRQQVIVDDMFTMSEGGTYWYKKGYNPAAIISTVVGALVAVVPVVLKAQPFGLDVWGMAGAAQYSWFLGMGVGFACYLLLSAGARRAHRTATIDA; translated from the coding sequence ATGACACGAACAGCGTCCTCCTCCGAAGGGGACACCATCCCCGGCGCACACCTGGCCGGCGCGGGGCTGATCAAGCCCGGCTACCACCCGCGGCTGACCAACGACGATCTCGCGCCGCTGAAGACGCAGTCGTGGTCGTCGTACAACATCTTCGCGTTCTGGATGTCCGACGTACACAGCGTCGGCGGGTACGTCACCGCAGGCAGCCTGTTCGCGCTCGGCCTGACGAGCTGGCAGGTCCTCATCGCCCTGGTGGTCGGCATCGCGATCGTCAACGTGTTCGCGAACCTGGTGGCCAAACCCAGTCAGGTCACCGGCGTTCCCTATCCGGTCATGTGCCGCAGCGCTTTCGGCGTTCTCGGCGCAAACGTGCCGGCCGTCATCCGGGGACTCATCGCGGTGGCATGGTACGGAATCCAGACCTATCTGGCGTCGCACGCATTCGTGATCCTCGGACTGAAGATCTGGCCGGGCCTGGCGCCGTGGGCGGACGTGCACGAACACGGTTTCCTCGGACTGTCGGCCCTCGGCTGGGCCGGATTCATGACGATGTGGGTGCTGCAGGCGCTGGTCTTCTGGCGCGGCATGGAGAGCATCCGCAAGTTCATCGACTTCTGCGGCCCCGCGGTGTACGTGGTGATGATGATGCTCGCGATCTATCTGATCAGCGAGGCCGGGTGGTCGAACATCAGCCTGAACCTCGGCGAGGTGAACTACACCGGGTGGTCGGCCGCGCCCGTCGTGCTGGGTGCGATCGCCCTTGTCGTGTCGTACTTCTCGGGCCCGATGCTCAACTTCGGCGACTTCTCCCGGTACGGCAAGACGTTCGACGCGGTCAAGCGCGGCAACTTCCTCGGCCTCCCGGTCAACTTCCTGTTCTTCTCCATCCTCACCGTCGTCACCGCCTCCGCCACCCTGCCCGTGTACGGGCGCCTGATCACCGATCCGGTCGAGACGGTCGCGCAAATGGACAACCTGTTCGCCGTCGTCCTCGGTCTCCTCACCTTCATCGTCGCCACCATCGGTATCAACATCGTCGCCAACTTCGTCTCCCCTGCATTCGACTTCTCGCACGTCAGCCCGCAGCGGATCAGCTGGCGGACGGGCGGGATGATCGCCGCGGTCGGGTCCGTCCTGATCACGCCGTGGAACCTGTACAACAATCCCGAGGTGATCCACTACACGCTCGAGACGCTGGGCGCGTTCATCGGGCCGCTGTTCGGAATCCTCATCGCGGACTACTACCTGGTGCGCAGGCAGCAGGTGATCGTGGACGACATGTTCACCATGTCCGAAGGCGGAACATACTGGTACAAGAAGGGTTACAACCCGGCCGCGATCATCTCGACCGTCGTCGGAGCGCTGGTGGCCGTCGTTCCCGTGGTCCTGAAGGCCCAGCCGTTCGGACTCGACGTGTGGGGCATGGCGGGCGCCGCCCAGTATTCGTGGTTCCTGGGAATGGGCGTCGGCTTCGCCTGCTACCTGCTCCTGTCCGCCGGTGCCCGGCGAGCGCATCGCACGGCCACGATCGACGCCTAG
- a CDS encoding aspartate/glutamate racemase family protein, whose protein sequence is MLIKVVNPNTTQSMTDKIGDCARSVAGPGTLVEAVSPKMGPASIESHYDEALSVPGLLDEIARGEEAGVDGYVIACFGDPGLDAARELASGPVLGIAEAAMHAASFLGRGFSVVTTLGRTRGRAWELAERYGMQRFCLGVHACEIAVLDLDSDPDAVKVITEACRAAVTEDGSDAIVLGCAGMADLCAVLSADLGVPVVDGVAAATLMVQSLVTLGLRTGARGEFAPPLPKAYTGLLDGFGR, encoded by the coding sequence GTGCTCATCAAGGTCGTCAATCCCAACACCACGCAGTCGATGACCGACAAGATCGGCGACTGCGCCCGGTCCGTCGCGGGCCCCGGGACGCTCGTCGAGGCGGTGAGCCCGAAGATGGGTCCCGCCTCGATCGAGAGTCACTACGACGAAGCACTCAGTGTCCCCGGACTTCTCGACGAGATCGCGCGCGGCGAGGAGGCCGGGGTGGACGGGTACGTGATCGCATGCTTCGGCGACCCGGGCCTCGACGCGGCCCGCGAACTGGCGTCCGGTCCCGTGCTCGGAATCGCCGAGGCGGCCATGCACGCCGCGAGCTTCCTCGGCCGCGGGTTCAGCGTCGTCACGACGCTGGGGCGCACCCGGGGCCGGGCGTGGGAACTCGCCGAACGGTACGGAATGCAACGCTTCTGCCTCGGCGTCCATGCGTGCGAGATCGCCGTCCTCGACCTCGACAGCGATCCTGATGCCGTGAAGGTGATCACGGAGGCGTGCCGCGCCGCCGTCACCGAGGACGGTTCGGACGCGATCGTGCTGGGCTGCGCCGGCATGGCCGACCTGTGCGCCGTCCTCTCGGCCGACCTCGGGGTGCCCGTGGTCGACGGCGTGGCCGCGGCCACCCTCATGGTGCAGTCCCTCGTGACTCTCGGCCTCCGGACCGGTGCGCGCGGCGAGTTCGCGCCGCCCCTCCCCAAGGCGTACACCGGACTGCTCGACGGCTTCGGTCGCTGA
- a CDS encoding MFS transporter, producing MTTNPLDDAPLSRFHKKLAVFSSGGPFLDGYVLSIIGVAMVQFADQWSLSSVEQGLVGASSLIGILLGAYAGGWLTDKFGREILFTLDLIAIIVFSVAQFFVQDVVWLIILRLLIGMAVGADYPIATSLLTEFTPRKYRGPFLGAFVAMWFVGAAAAYVVGEFLARTGHDDAWRWMLASAAAPAIIIVLARVGTPESPRWLAGKGRLEEANEVMRKVYGPHVSIADLPQEEDANVSVKDLLRSGYGKRMAFITLFWTCSIVPLFAVYAFAPAILGALELEGDAAHFGSAFITILFLAGCVVALLLVNRMGRRPLLIHSFLWSGLALLALGLFPEAPSMIIMALFAVYAIVIGGSQILQWVYPNELFPTEVRGSAVGMASSLSRIGAAVGTFLVPLSLSGIGIGPTMLIAAAITLIGAVLSQFMAPETRGMSLTESAALTPTRSTQPIPSAS from the coding sequence ATGACGACCAATCCATTGGACGACGCACCGCTGTCCAGATTTCACAAAAAGCTGGCGGTGTTCTCGTCGGGAGGGCCGTTCCTCGACGGCTACGTTCTGTCGATCATCGGTGTCGCGATGGTGCAGTTCGCAGATCAGTGGAGCCTGTCGTCCGTCGAGCAGGGGTTGGTCGGTGCGTCGTCCCTGATCGGCATTCTCCTCGGTGCCTACGCCGGCGGATGGCTGACCGACAAGTTCGGTCGTGAAATCCTGTTCACCCTGGACCTGATCGCCATCATCGTGTTCTCGGTGGCGCAGTTCTTCGTCCAGGACGTGGTCTGGTTGATCATCCTGCGTCTGTTGATCGGCATGGCCGTGGGCGCGGACTACCCGATCGCCACATCGCTGCTGACCGAGTTCACACCACGCAAGTATCGAGGGCCGTTCCTCGGCGCGTTCGTCGCCATGTGGTTCGTCGGCGCTGCCGCCGCCTACGTCGTCGGCGAATTCCTGGCACGCACCGGCCACGACGACGCATGGCGGTGGATGCTGGCCAGCGCCGCAGCGCCCGCGATCATCATCGTCCTGGCCCGCGTCGGCACACCCGAGTCGCCCCGCTGGCTCGCCGGCAAGGGACGACTCGAGGAGGCGAACGAGGTGATGCGCAAGGTCTACGGCCCCCACGTGAGCATCGCGGACCTGCCCCAGGAAGAAGACGCGAACGTCAGCGTCAAGGATCTCCTCCGCTCCGGATACGGCAAGCGGATGGCGTTCATCACCCTGTTCTGGACGTGCTCGATCGTCCCGCTGTTCGCGGTCTACGCATTCGCACCGGCCATTCTCGGCGCGCTCGAGCTCGAAGGCGACGCCGCGCACTTCGGGTCGGCGTTCATCACGATCCTGTTCCTGGCCGGCTGCGTCGTCGCCCTGCTGCTGGTGAACCGAATGGGCCGGCGACCCCTGCTCATTCACAGCTTCCTGTGGTCCGGACTCGCCCTGCTGGCCCTCGGACTCTTCCCCGAGGCTCCGAGCATGATCATCATGGCACTGTTCGCCGTCTACGCCATCGTCATCGGCGGTAGCCAGATCCTGCAGTGGGTGTACCCGAACGAGCTGTTCCCCACCGAGGTCCGTGGCTCCGCGGTCGGTATGGCGTCCTCGCTCAGCCGCATCGGAGCAGCGGTCGGAACCTTCCTGGTCCCGCTGTCACTCAGCGGTATCGGCATCGGCCCCACGATGCTGATCGCGGCAGCGATCACCCTGATCGGCGCCGTCCTGTCGCAGTTCATGGCACCCGAGACCCGCGGAATGTCGCTCACCGAGAGCGCCGCCCTGACCCCCACCCGCTCAACCCAGCCGATCCCCTCCGCCTCCTAG
- a CDS encoding helix-turn-helix domain-containing protein yields the protein MVRSPLTPQQRAAGKRLGAYLRQARGDRKPAEVAHAASISPETLRKIETGRLATPAFTTVAALAAVLEIPLDDLARICLPDMDLQETG from the coding sequence ATGGTCCGATCCCCATTGACGCCGCAGCAGCGTGCTGCCGGCAAGCGACTCGGCGCTTATCTCCGGCAGGCGCGAGGCGACCGCAAGCCCGCCGAAGTGGCGCACGCCGCGTCGATCTCGCCCGAGACCCTGCGCAAGATCGAGACGGGGCGCCTGGCGACCCCTGCCTTCACGACGGTCGCCGCGCTCGCGGCCGTGCTGGAGATTCCGCTGGACGATCTCGCCCGCATCTGCCTTCCCGACATGGACCTGCAGGAAACCGGGTAG
- the map gene encoding type I methionyl aminopeptidase yields the protein MLELKTPEEIEAMRNTGAFIAGLLDDLHSRALAGVNLLDLEHRARQLIEERGAVSCYWDYSPSFGRGPFRNVICLSVNDAVLHGLPHDYVLRDGDLLSMDIAVSIDGWVADSARSLIVGTPRADDERLIEATERALAAGIAAARPGGRLGDISAAIGAVAADYGYPVNTEFGGHGLGRTMHEDPHVSNQGRAGRGLVLKPGLTLALEPWFARGTDKIVYDPDGWTIRSADGSRTAHSEHTIAITDGEPLVLTRRAA from the coding sequence GTGTTGGAACTGAAGACGCCAGAGGAGATCGAGGCGATGCGGAACACCGGCGCCTTCATCGCCGGACTGCTCGACGACCTGCACTCGCGCGCCCTGGCGGGGGTGAATCTGCTCGACCTCGAACACCGCGCCCGCCAGTTGATCGAGGAGCGTGGGGCGGTGTCCTGCTACTGGGACTACTCGCCGTCGTTCGGCCGCGGCCCGTTCCGCAACGTGATCTGCCTGTCCGTCAACGATGCGGTGCTCCACGGCCTGCCGCACGATTACGTTCTGCGCGACGGTGACCTGCTGAGCATGGACATCGCGGTATCGATCGACGGATGGGTGGCCGACTCGGCGCGCAGCCTGATCGTCGGCACACCCCGAGCCGACGACGAGCGGCTGATCGAGGCCACCGAACGCGCCCTCGCCGCCGGGATCGCCGCCGCACGTCCAGGTGGTCGTCTCGGTGACATCTCCGCGGCGATCGGCGCGGTCGCAGCCGACTACGGCTACCCGGTCAACACCGAGTTCGGCGGCCACGGTCTCGGTCGAACCATGCACGAAGACCCGCACGTCTCCAACCAGGGACGCGCCGGACGGGGCCTGGTGCTCAAGCCCGGCCTGACCCTCGCGCTCGAGCCCTGGTTCGCCCGGGGCACCGACAAAATCGTCTACGACCCGGACGGATGGACCATCCGATCGGCCGACGGATCGCGGACCGCCCACAGCGAACACACGATCGCGATCACCGACGGTGAACCGCTCGTCCTGACGCGCCGCGCGGCATGA